The Thermanaerothrix sp. genome has a window encoding:
- a CDS encoding HAD family hydrolase, producing MVDGIIFDVDGTLVDVRDSYPRVIRRAIGWGWEALGGVVDCEAYTEEHERATKGHRAFNDDYDIPWAMLCMASRKGTGSLKEAFPTPEEWRRELTLFDGDDPVEWVLSRFGEPDPGFPFRDGVRAFCDRLYVEGVDCEPYYTYERPLIKRSYKDIPLPVGIYTGRPWRELDLALKLLGWEDFPRDLVVPLDSGIVKPSPLGLEVLCDRLGISNPAFFGDAESDRASLEAFGRGVFVAVGSWAQGARLRFPSVEEGLDWVLGGGAS from the coding sequence ATGGTGGACGGGATAATCTTCGACGTGGACGGTACCCTGGTGGACGTGAGGGACTCTTACCCTCGGGTGATCCGGCGGGCCATCGGGTGGGGATGGGAGGCCTTGGGCGGGGTGGTGGACTGCGAGGCCTATACGGAGGAGCACGAAAGGGCCACCAAGGGGCATCGGGCTTTCAACGACGACTACGACATCCCCTGGGCCATGCTCTGCATGGCAAGCCGTAAGGGGACGGGGAGCCTCAAGGAGGCATTCCCCACCCCTGAGGAGTGGAGGAGGGAATTGACCTTATTTGACGGAGACGATCCGGTGGAGTGGGTGCTCAGCCGGTTCGGGGAGCCGGACCCGGGGTTCCCCTTCCGGGATGGGGTAAGGGCCTTCTGCGACAGGCTCTACGTGGAGGGCGTAGACTGCGAGCCCTACTACACCTATGAGAGGCCGTTGATAAAGCGCTCCTACAAGGACATACCCCTGCCGGTGGGCATATACACCGGCAGGCCCTGGAGGGAGCTGGACCTGGCCTTGAAGCTCCTTGGGTGGGAGGACTTCCCAAGGGACCTTGTGGTGCCCCTTGACTCCGGGATAGTGAAGCCCTCCCCCCTTGGCCTTGAGGTCCTTTGCGACAGGCTTGGGATCTCAAACCCCGCCTTCTTCGGCGACGCAGAGAGCGACAGGGCCTCCCTGGAGGCCTTCGGCCGCGGTGTCTTCGTGGCCGTGGGGAGCTGGGCCCAGGGGGCGCGCCTTAGGTTCCCCTCCGTGGAGGAGGGCCTTGACTGGGTGTTGGGGGGTGGCGCGTCATGA
- a CDS encoding ATP phosphoribosyltransferase regulatory subunit produces MRPPKGCLDPHEDLAFSMELCRNRGIQALISHGYRPVCTPSLQRLDSLMEILEPSKGASIIALTSPHGEACALNFDVTISAVLKLVRQKAPEERPLRICYAERAYRKPEPPGEEFESYQLGAEIIGWDGEGADCEALFLANLAMTRMGIQSPVFALGSPWLISRIFKGLPRETARSLTGCLKRKDFTAYGKTLDRLGPQWEHLKAIPDLRGGEEVLDHLGEMYQVRNDRAYLEIKRLWDFASQCGINLTLDLSLTRNPDYYSGPVFDFYTPSGMPLGGGGRYDGLLKRCGVMGQAVGFSIDLKAAGQASSLKMRPPLAMVWCAPLPPFTALEFTRRLSGRDIPFEVSWHHRPQQSMEAARIKGMTWWLDPSAGLALNLKDLRRSTVSRFFEEEEERS; encoded by the coding sequence ATGAGACCCCCGAAGGGATGCCTTGACCCTCACGAAGACCTGGCCTTCTCCATGGAGCTGTGCAGAAACAGGGGCATCCAGGCCCTCATAAGCCACGGCTACAGGCCCGTGTGCACCCCCTCCCTCCAGCGGCTGGACAGCCTCATGGAGATCCTGGAACCCTCCAAGGGAGCCTCCATCATAGCCCTCACCTCCCCCCACGGGGAAGCCTGCGCCCTGAACTTCGACGTCACCATATCGGCGGTGCTGAAGCTAGTGCGCCAGAAGGCCCCTGAGGAGCGGCCCTTGAGGATCTGCTACGCCGAGAGGGCCTACAGGAAGCCGGAACCCCCGGGGGAGGAGTTCGAGTCCTACCAGCTTGGGGCGGAGATAATCGGCTGGGACGGGGAGGGGGCGGACTGCGAGGCCCTGTTCCTCGCGAACCTGGCCATGACCCGGATGGGAATCCAATCCCCGGTGTTCGCCCTGGGCAGCCCGTGGCTCATATCAAGGATCTTCAAGGGGCTCCCCAGGGAGACCGCCCGGTCCCTTACGGGGTGCCTCAAACGAAAGGACTTCACCGCCTACGGTAAGACGCTGGACCGCCTGGGGCCCCAATGGGAGCACCTCAAGGCCATACCGGATCTACGGGGCGGCGAGGAGGTGCTGGACCACCTGGGGGAGATGTACCAGGTCCGGAACGACCGGGCTTACCTTGAGATAAAACGGCTCTGGGACTTCGCAAGCCAGTGCGGCATAAACCTGACGCTGGACCTGTCCCTCACCAGGAACCCGGACTACTACAGCGGACCGGTCTTCGACTTCTACACCCCCTCTGGCATGCCCCTGGGAGGCGGCGGCCGCTACGATGGGCTCCTCAAGAGATGCGGCGTCATGGGGCAGGCGGTGGGGTTCTCCATAGACCTCAAGGCCGCGGGGCAAGCCTCGTCCCTTAAGATGAGGCCCCCTTTGGCGATGGTGTGGTGCGCCCCGCTGCCCCCATTCACGGCCCTGGAGTTCACCCGCCGCTTGAGCGGGCGGGACATACCCTTCGAGGTCAGCTGGCACCATCGCCCCCAGCAGTCCATGGAGGCCGCCAGGATAAAGGGGATGACCTGGTGGCTGGATCCCTCCGCGGGCCTGGCGCTGAACCTGAAGGACCTGCGGAGGAGCACCGTAAGCCGCTTCTTCGAGGAA